Proteins co-encoded in one Fusarium musae strain F31 chromosome 3, whole genome shotgun sequence genomic window:
- the PIM1 gene encoding ATP-dependent Lon protease pim1 (EggNog:ENOG41~MEROPS:MER0000496~BUSCO:EOG09260RRN), whose protein sequence is MIPRSRLSGRLILERSLVHASRVSSEATAARWASAPAYRNHHICGRRLPAIQPRLVAAAFSTSARVTKEKDSNDKGFFESAIEPLTEPLSDEEAKANIENKRREADSPLLAESRNPGPDSPGSGKNDNAGQSNDGKAGSAAGGAGSGSGGDNSGGDGGRRGRKPSAEKALQKPVVPEVYPQVLAIPIARRPLFPGFYKAITIKDPEVANAITESIKRGQPYVGAFLFKDENEDEDVIRNPEDVYDVGVFAQITSAFPIHGQEGALTAILYPHRRIKLSSLLPPGGQDKDTTKKTDTKAEPEPIPQKPAEEEATPEKKGDVVASFEESAVEKKPDQTAEKYEPTSFLKRYPVSLVNVENLVDEPYDPKSPVIRAVTNEIVNVFKEVATMNNLFRDQISTFSMSQSTGNVTSEPAKLADFAAAVSSGEQKELQEVLGCLNVEERMQKALVVLKKELMNAQLQSKISKDVENKISKRQREYWLMEQMKGIRRELGLESDGKDKLVEKFKEKANSLAMPEAVRKVFDEELNKLAHLETAASEFNVTRNYLDWLTQIPWGRRSAENFGIPNAVKILDEDHHGLKDVKDRILEFIAVGKLRGTVEGKILCFVGPPGVGKTSIGKSIARALNREYYRFSVGGLTDVAEIKGHRRTYVGALPGRMIQALKKCQTENPLILIDEIDKIGRGYQGDPSSALLELLDPEQNSSFLDHYMDVPVDLSKVLFVCTANMTDTIPRPLLDRMELITLSGYVADEKMAIAQRYLAPAAKETAGLQNADVNLSEEAIEELIKSYCRESGVRNLKKQIEKVYRKSALKIVQELGEEVLPEEEALTEEGKSALEGAEKKNKTEEVTEGKESTSNETGATTEKPRKPLNVPDSVHVVIGKDNLTDYVGPPVFTSDRLYEVSPPGVSMGLAWTQLGGAAMYIESILQAPLRPSTRPHLEITGNLKNVMKESTTIAYSFAKSFMVKQFPDNHFFDKAKMHLHVPDGAVSKDGPSAGITMATSLLSLALDAPVDPTVAMTGEITLTGKVLRIGGLREKTVAARRAGCKTIIFPKDNMSDWLELPENIKEGLEGHAVAWYPEVFDLVFPNVDKEKANTCKICEWKAQQSKNDSESAEEED, encoded by the exons TCCGAAGCAACCGCTGCACGATGGGCTTCTGCTCCCGCCTACCGCAACCATCACATCTGCGGTCGTCGGCTTCCCGCCATTCAGCCGCGGTTAGTAGCCGCTGCCTTTTCCACATCTGCCCGAGTCACCAAAGAGAAGGACAGCAATGACAAGGGCTTCTTCGAGTCTGCGATAGAGCCATTGACGGAGCCCTTATCTGacgaggaggccaaggcgaACATCGAGAACAAGCGCAGGGAAGCCGATAGCCCACTACTGGCCGAGTCTAGGAATCCAGGCCCTGATTCGCCCGGCTCTGGAAAGAACGATAACGCTGGTCAATCGAACGATGGAAAGGCGGGAAGTGCTGCCGGAGGTGctggatctggatctggagGTGACAACTCAGGTGGTGATGGAGGTCGTCGCGGTAGAAAGCCTTCTGCCGAGAAGGCTCTCCAGAAGCCTGTTGTTCCTGAAGTCTACCCCCAAGTTCTAGCGATCCCCATTGCTCGACGACCACTCTTCCCTGGCTTCTACAAGGCTATTACCATCAAGGACCCCGAGGTGGCGAATGCAATCACTGAGTCGATTAAGCGTGGTCAGCCATACGTTGGTGCATTCTTGTTCAAGGACGagaacgaggatgaggatgtgATCAGGAACCCTGAGGACGTCTacgatgttggtgttttcgCCCAGATTACAAGTGCTTTCCCCATCCACGGCCAAGAAGGTGCCCTGACTGCCATCCTCTATCCCCATCGCCGTATCAAGTTATCCAGCCTACTGCCCCCTGGCGGCCAAGACAAAGATACTACTAAGAAAACTGATACCAAGGCCGAGCCCGAGCCGATTCCCCAGAAGCccgcagaggaagaggctacccctgagaagaagggagatGTTGTTGCCAGCTTCGAAGAGAGCgccgttgagaagaagcctgaTCAGACAGCTGAAAAGTACGAACCAACATCATTCCTCAAGAGATACCCCGTCAGCCTAGTCAACGTCGAGAACCTAGTCGATGAGCCATACGACCCCAAGAGCCCTGTCATTCGCGCCGTCACCAACGAAATTGTCAATGTTTTCAAGGAAGTCGCCACAATGAACAATCTCTTCCGAGACCAGATCTCCACTTTCTCTATGAGTCAGTCAACCGGAAATGTTACGTCGGAACCCGCTAAGCTCGCCGACTTTGCCGCTGCCGTGTCCTCAGGCGAGCAAAAGGAGCTTCAAGAGGTATTGGGTTGCCTCAACGTCGAGGAGAGGATGCAGAAGGCTCtcgtggtgttgaagaaggagCTCATGAATGCCCAACTACAGTCCAAGATCAGCAAGGATGTCGAGAATAAGATCAGTAAGAGGCAGCGCGAGTACTGGCTGATGGAGCAGATGAAGGGCATTCGCCGTGAGCTTGGCCTGGAATCCGATGGAAAGGACAAGCTTGtcgagaagttcaaggagaAGGCTAATAGCCTGGCCATGCCTGAGGCAGTTCGCAAGGTCTTTGACGAGGAGCTTAACAAGCTCGCTCATCTTGAGACAGCTGCGTCGGAGTTTAACGTAACAAGGAACTACCTCGACTGGCTCACCCAGATTCCCTGGGGCAGGAGGAGTGCCGAGAACTTTGGCATCCCTAACGCAGTCAAGATTCTGGACGAGGACCACCACGGTCTCAAGGACGTCAAGGACCGCATTCTGGAGTTCATCGCTGTTGGCAAGCTTCGAGGCACTGTCGAGGGCAAGATTCTCTGCTTCGTCGGACCTCCCGGTGTGGGTAAGACAAGTATTGGAAAGTCGATTGCCCGAGCTCTTAACCGTGAGTACTACCGATTTAGTGTTGGTGGTCTCACAGATGTTGCTGAGATCAAGGGTCACCGAAGAACCTATGTTGGTGCCCTGCCTGGCCGCATGATCCAGGCGTTGAAGAAGTGTCAAACTGAGAACCCTCTTATTCTGATCGACGAGATCGACAAGATTGGCCGAGGATACCAGGGCGATCCCTCTTCTGCTCTGTTGGAGCTGCTCGACCCCGAACAGAACAGCTCTTTCTTGGATCACTACATGGATGTCCCTGTTGATCTGTCCAAGGTCTTGTTCGTGTGCACTGCCAACATGACTGATACTATCCCTCGACCCCTGCTCGACCGCATGGAGCTCATCACACTCTCTGGTTACGTTGCCGacgagaagatggcgattgCTCAACGGTATCTTGCTCCCGCTGCCAAGGAGACTGCTGGACTTCAGAACGCGGATGTCAACTTGAGTGAGGAGGCAATTgaggagctcatcaagtCATACTGCCGTGAGTCTGGTGTGCGaaacctcaagaagcagatcgAGAAGGTCTACCGAAAGTCCGCCCTCAAGATCGTTCAAGAGCTCGGCGAGGAAGTCCTGCCCGAAGAGGAGGCTCTCACTGAGGAGGGTAAGTCTGCTCTTGAGggggctgagaagaagaacaagaccgAGGAGGTTACCGAGGGCAAGGAGTCCACCTCTAACGAAACTGGCGCGACCACGGAGAAGCCCCGCAAGCCACTCAACGTCCCTGACTCTGTCCATGTCGTTATCGGCAAGGACAATCTCACTGACTACGTCGGACCTCCTGTCTTCACCTCTGACCGTCTCTACGAGGTCAGCCCTCCTGGTGTCTCCATGGGCCTCGCTTGGACACAGCTCGGCGGTGCTGCCATGTACATCGAGTCTATCCTCCAGGCTCCCCTCCGACCATCTACACGACCCCATCTCGAGATCACCGGTAATCTGAAGAACGTCATGAAGGAATCTACTACCATCGCCTACTCTTTCGCCAAGTCTTTCATGGTTAAGCAATTCCCTGACAACCACTTCTTCGACAAGGCAAAGATGCATCTGCACGTTCCAGATGGTGCCGTCTCCAAGGATGGCCCTTCAGCTGGTATCACAATGGCTACTTCACTCCtttctcttgctcttgatgcCCCCGTTGATCCTACAGTTGCCATGACTGGTGAGATCACACTCACTGGAAAGGTACTACGCATTGGTGGTCTTCGTGAGAAGACCGTTGCTGCTCGACGAGCTGGCTGCAAGACCATCATCTTCCCCAAGGACAACATGTCTGACTGGCTAGAGCTACCCGAG AACATCAAAGAGGGTCTTGAAGGTCATGCTGTGGCCTGGTACCCCGAGGTCTTTGACCTTGTCTTCCCCAACGTTGATAAGGAGAAGGCCAACACGTGCAAGATTTGCGAGTGGAAGGCTCAGCAAAGTAAGAACGACTCTGAGTcagctgaagaggaggactAA